Part of the Tistrella mobilis genome is shown below.
CACCCGCTTGGGCCGAGGGACCACAAAGACTACTCCATCCAGGCGATGTCGGTGATGGGGGCCGGTGCGCCATCCACCAGGCGAAGCGGCGTGGCCTTGCCCGTGGCCAGATCCAGCTTGTGGATCACCCCGCCATTGACCATCCAGCCGGCCTCGCCACCCATCTCGGTCGAGACGATGTTGAAGGCGATGGGGGTGTCGACGGTGACGCCCAGCCGGCCGATCGCGGTCAGCACGCCGTCATTCGGCGGTGCCTGCTTCACCAGGGCGCCGATCGTGGCGTCGATGTCGTAAAGCGCGGTGGCTTCGGCCTTCCGGCCGGTGCGCGAATTGGTATAGGCGCCGGCCACGATGTTCGGGGTCTCGCCCTTGTGCATGTCGGCATAGGCGAGCCGGCCATCGACCACCGCCTTGCCGTCGTCGACATTGACCCTGAGATTGGTGCCGTCGGGCGTCATCACCCGCAGCCGGTCGGCGGCCGGGTTGAAATCGA
Proteins encoded:
- a CDS encoding DUF4394 domain-containing protein, encoding MTRFQYLKTGAVRAAATAALALPMLAMMPGMTTASAGTLVGLAGDSSLVQIDPATGKVTGMVAISGVPGLVGIDVRPADGRLYGLAGDGRIVTIDPGTGEATVRATLSEKLSARHGVTVDFNPAADRLRVMTPDGTNLRVNVDDGKAVVDGRLAYADMHKGETPNIVAGAYTNSRTGRKAEATALYDIDATIGALVKQAPPNDGVLTAIGRLGVTVDTPIAFNIVSTEMGGEAGWMVNGGVIHKLDLATGKATPLRLVDGAPAPITDIAWME